In Arthrobacter sp. SLBN-112, a genomic segment contains:
- a CDS encoding AMP-binding protein: MRAYTAGDTDVPLLEETIGANFERVAAQFPLHDALIEAAPVPGADARRWSYTKMNDDVDRLARALLAMGVSKGERVGIWSPNCAEWTLLQYATAKAGVILVNVNPAYRSHELEFVIKQNGMRMLVTAPSDTNSDYVAMARQALLTCPDLQELVFLPDHGLDALNAGSPQTDAELTYAELLKRADDVTHAHLLARMAELSPHDPINLQYTSGTTGFPKGATLTHHNILNNGYAIGELLGYTEHDRVVIPVPFYHCFGMVIGNLNALSHGAATIIPGRGFSPAAALEAVQDFAGTSLYGVPTMFIAELALPDFGSYDLSTLRTGVMAGSLCPIEVMNRVISEMNMVDVAICYGMTETSPVSTMTRKGDTLRQRTETVGRTMPQLESRIVDPATGEDLERGQIGELCTRGYAVMSGYWNQPDKTAEAIDADGWMHTGDLARMDQDGYVVVEGRIKDMVIRGGENIYPREIEEFLYTHPAIQDVQVIGVPDAQYGEELMACIILKPGAEPLDAAAVAEYCRGKLAHYKIPRYVEVRDSFPMTVSGKIRKVQMREEAVARLGL, from the coding sequence ATGCGTGCTTATACAGCCGGGGACACTGACGTCCCGCTCCTGGAAGAAACCATTGGCGCCAACTTCGAGCGCGTCGCCGCGCAGTTTCCGCTCCATGACGCACTGATCGAGGCCGCACCCGTGCCCGGCGCCGATGCGCGGCGCTGGAGCTACACCAAGATGAACGACGACGTCGACCGGCTGGCGAGGGCGCTCCTCGCCATGGGCGTCTCCAAGGGGGAGCGGGTGGGCATCTGGAGCCCCAACTGCGCCGAGTGGACGCTCCTGCAGTACGCCACCGCCAAGGCCGGGGTGATCCTGGTGAACGTCAACCCCGCCTATCGCAGCCACGAACTCGAATTCGTCATCAAACAAAACGGTATGCGCATGCTGGTCACGGCGCCGTCGGACACCAACAGCGACTACGTGGCCATGGCACGGCAGGCCCTGCTGACCTGCCCGGACCTGCAGGAGCTCGTCTTCCTGCCGGACCACGGCCTGGACGCCTTGAACGCCGGCAGCCCCCAAACGGACGCCGAACTCACGTACGCCGAACTGCTCAAACGGGCGGACGACGTGACGCATGCGCACCTGTTGGCCCGCATGGCCGAGCTCAGCCCGCACGATCCCATCAACCTGCAGTACACCTCCGGCACGACGGGATTCCCCAAAGGCGCCACGCTGACCCATCACAACATCCTGAACAACGGCTACGCGATCGGCGAGTTGCTCGGGTACACCGAACACGACCGTGTGGTCATCCCGGTGCCGTTCTATCACTGCTTCGGCATGGTGATCGGCAACCTGAACGCGCTCAGCCACGGCGCTGCCACCATCATCCCCGGGCGCGGTTTTTCGCCTGCCGCCGCGCTTGAGGCCGTGCAGGACTTTGCCGGCACATCGCTCTATGGCGTCCCCACCATGTTCATCGCCGAGCTGGCGCTCCCCGATTTTGGCTCCTATGACCTCTCCACGCTCCGGACCGGGGTGATGGCCGGTTCGCTGTGTCCCATCGAGGTCATGAACCGGGTGATCTCCGAGATGAACATGGTGGATGTGGCCATCTGCTACGGCATGACAGAAACGTCTCCGGTGTCCACCATGACCCGCAAGGGTGACACGCTCCGGCAGCGCACCGAGACCGTGGGCCGGACCATGCCACAGCTGGAAAGCCGGATCGTGGACCCGGCCACGGGGGAGGATCTGGAGCGCGGGCAGATCGGTGAACTCTGCACCCGGGGTTACGCCGTGATGTCCGGATATTGGAACCAGCCGGACAAGACGGCCGAAGCGATCGATGCCGACGGCTGGATGCACACCGGTGACCTTGCCCGGATGGACCAGGACGGGTACGTGGTGGTCGAAGGCCGGATCAAGGACATGGTGATCCGGGGCGGCGAAAACATCTACCCGCGGGAGATTGAGGAGTTCCTGTACACCCATCCTGCCATCCAGGATGTCCAGGTCATCGGGGTCCCGGATGCCCAATACGGTGAGGAGTTAATGGCGTGCATCATCCTCAAACCGGGTGCTGAACCGCTGGACGCGGCGGCAGTCGCCGAATACTGCCGTGGCAAGCTGGCGCACTACAAGATTCCCCGCTACGTGGAGGTTCGCGACAGCTTCCCGATGACGGTTTCAGGGAAAATCCGCAAGGTTCAGATGCGCGAGGAAGCAGTGGCCAGACTGGGGCTTTGA
- a CDS encoding catalase: protein MTAVSTTQSGAPVTSDAHSKSVGADGAIILTDHYLVEKLAQFNRERVPERVVHAKGGGAFGTFKASEDISKYTKAAFLQPGAETEMLIRFSSVAGENGSPDTWRDPRGFAVKFYTTEGNYDLVGNNTPVFFIRDGIKFPDFIHSQKRLPGTHLRDADMQWDFWTLSPESAHQVTWLMGDRGLPASWREMQGYGSHTYQWINAEGERFWVKYHFKSNQGVNSMSSEQAEQLAGSDADFYIRDLSENIAAGNFPSWDLHVQVMPYEDAKTYRFNPFDLTKVWPHSDYPLIKVGTMELNRNPENYFAQIEQATFAPSNFVPGIAASPDKMLQARIFSYADAHRYRVGTNHAQIPVNQPKNQVNNYSQDGQGRFLFNAPSVPVYAPNSVGGPAAVEPQNPAGGWENDGELTHAAHSLHAEDSDFVQAGALYREVYDEAAKARFLETITGAVGGVKSPGIKERAIQYWTNVDAELGAKLRANLGAGDAPSAPASDAESANKIG from the coding sequence ATGACTGCCGTTTCCACAACCCAGTCAGGTGCGCCGGTTACGTCCGACGCTCACTCGAAGTCAGTTGGTGCCGACGGTGCCATCATCCTGACCGACCACTACCTGGTGGAAAAACTTGCCCAGTTCAACCGCGAACGGGTTCCGGAGCGCGTAGTGCACGCCAAGGGTGGCGGCGCATTCGGCACCTTCAAGGCCTCCGAGGACATCTCCAAGTACACCAAGGCTGCGTTCCTGCAGCCCGGCGCCGAGACCGAGATGCTGATCCGTTTCTCCTCCGTCGCCGGTGAGAACGGCTCCCCGGACACCTGGCGCGATCCCCGCGGTTTCGCCGTGAAGTTCTACACCACCGAGGGCAACTACGACCTCGTGGGCAACAACACCCCCGTCTTCTTCATCCGCGACGGCATCAAGTTCCCGGACTTCATCCACTCCCAGAAGCGCCTGCCGGGCACGCACCTGCGCGACGCCGACATGCAGTGGGACTTCTGGACCCTGTCCCCCGAGTCCGCACACCAGGTCACCTGGCTCATGGGTGACCGCGGCCTGCCCGCTTCCTGGCGCGAAATGCAGGGCTACGGCTCGCACACCTACCAGTGGATCAACGCCGAGGGCGAGCGCTTCTGGGTCAAGTACCACTTCAAGTCCAACCAGGGCGTGAACTCCATGAGCAGCGAGCAGGCCGAGCAGCTCGCCGGCTCCGACGCGGACTTCTATATCCGCGACCTGTCCGAGAACATCGCCGCCGGCAACTTCCCCTCCTGGGACCTGCACGTCCAGGTGATGCCGTACGAGGACGCCAAGACCTACCGCTTCAACCCGTTCGACCTGACCAAGGTGTGGCCGCACAGCGACTACCCGCTGATCAAGGTTGGCACCATGGAGCTGAACCGCAACCCGGAGAACTACTTCGCGCAGATCGAGCAGGCCACCTTCGCGCCGTCGAACTTCGTACCCGGCATTGCCGCCTCGCCGGACAAGATGCTGCAGGCCCGCATCTTCTCCTACGCCGATGCGCACCGCTACCGCGTGGGCACCAACCACGCCCAGATCCCGGTGAACCAGCCCAAGAACCAGGTCAACAACTACAGCCAGGACGGGCAGGGACGCTTCCTGTTCAACGCCCCCTCGGTTCCGGTCTACGCCCCCAACTCCGTGGGTGGCCCTGCTGCAGTTGAGCCGCAGAACCCGGCCGGCGGCTGGGAGAACGACGGCGAGTTGACCCATGCCGCGCACTCCCTCCACGCCGAGGACAGCGACTTCGTCCAGGCCGGTGCGCTCTACCGCGAGGTCTACGACGAGGCAGCCAAGGCCCGCTTCCTGGAGACCATCACCGGTGCCGTGGGCGGCGTCAAGAGCCCGGGCATCAAGGAACGCGCCATCCAGTACTGGACCAACGTTGACGCAGAACTTGGCGCCAAGCTGCGCGCCAACCTCGGCGCGGGGGATGCCCCCTCGGCTCCGGCCTCGGATGCAGAGTCCGCCAACAAGATCGGCTAG
- a CDS encoding thioredoxin family protein — protein sequence MATLDITGEQFASTIEGNDIVLVDFWAEWCGPCKQFGPTYATVSEKHPDVLFTKVDTEAEQQLAAEAGISSIPTLMAFREKVLVFSQPGALNAQQLEQVVDAVKALDMDEVHAHVARQREEAAAAAGKPAGTQSGPQDGTQIPDF from the coding sequence ATGGCTACCCTTGACATCACAGGTGAACAGTTCGCATCCACGATCGAAGGCAACGATATTGTCCTGGTCGATTTCTGGGCAGAATGGTGCGGCCCCTGCAAGCAGTTCGGGCCCACGTACGCCACCGTCTCCGAGAAGCACCCGGACGTCCTCTTCACCAAGGTGGACACCGAAGCGGAACAGCAGCTCGCGGCGGAGGCAGGCATCTCCTCCATCCCCACGCTGATGGCCTTCCGCGAAAAGGTACTGGTGTTCTCGCAGCCCGGCGCGCTGAACGCCCAGCAACTGGAGCAGGTGGTGGACGCGGTAAAGGCGCTGGACATGGACGAGGTCCACGCCCATGTGGCCCGCCAGCGGGAAGAGGCAGCCGCGGCGGCCGGCAAGCCCGCCGGCACCCAGAGTGGCCCCCAGGACGGCACTCAGATTCCCGACTTCTAG
- a CDS encoding DUF2461 domain-containing protein — MNTFAGIPPEAFSFYAQLEENNNRDWWLEHKGIYEEAVKEPLTLLLSELEPEFGPAKLFRPNRDIRFSPDKSPYKTAQGAFAARQEGVGFYLQINADGLLIGGGYHSHTPAQLARFRSAADASASGSALQDIVDAVAGAGFAIEGEKLKTVPRGFDKDHPRAELLKHKSLSAGVEVGQPDWVSTPAVKEQVAERWRKLRPLVEWVGRYAAP; from the coding sequence ATGAACACTTTCGCAGGCATTCCCCCGGAAGCCTTCAGCTTCTACGCACAGCTGGAAGAGAACAACAACCGCGACTGGTGGCTCGAACACAAAGGCATCTACGAAGAAGCGGTCAAGGAGCCACTCACCCTCCTGCTCTCCGAACTGGAGCCCGAGTTCGGCCCAGCCAAGCTGTTCCGCCCCAACCGGGATATCCGCTTTTCGCCGGACAAGTCGCCGTACAAGACGGCCCAAGGCGCATTCGCCGCACGCCAGGAAGGCGTTGGGTTCTATCTCCAAATCAACGCTGACGGACTGTTGATCGGCGGCGGCTACCATTCCCATACTCCCGCGCAGCTGGCCCGGTTCCGCTCCGCCGCGGATGCTTCCGCCAGCGGGTCCGCCCTGCAGGACATTGTGGACGCCGTGGCCGGGGCAGGTTTTGCCATCGAGGGCGAGAAACTGAAGACCGTCCCGCGGGGATTCGACAAAGACCATCCGCGTGCCGAACTGCTGAAGCACAAATCGTTGTCCGCAGGGGTCGAGGTCGGCCAGCCCGACTGGGTCTCCACACCGGCGGTGAAAGAGCAGGTCGCGGAACGGTGGCGGAAACTCCGTCCGCTCGTGGAGTGGGTGGGCCGCTACGCAGCCCCCTGA
- a CDS encoding YajQ family cyclic di-GMP-binding protein: MAGESTFDVVSKVDKQEVANALNQAQKELTQRYDFKGVGAEVDFSGEKILMKANSEERVLAVLDVLQSKLIRRGISLKSLDTGEPYASGKEFRLEASIKEGIAQDLAKKINKLIRDEGPKGVKSQIQGDELRVSSKSRDDLQATMALLKDFEEADLQFVNFRS; the protein is encoded by the coding sequence ATGGCTGGCGAGTCAACGTTCGACGTCGTAAGCAAAGTGGACAAGCAGGAAGTGGCCAACGCCCTTAACCAGGCCCAGAAGGAACTCACGCAGCGCTACGACTTCAAGGGCGTCGGCGCCGAGGTGGACTTCAGCGGCGAGAAGATCCTCATGAAGGCCAACTCCGAGGAGCGCGTGCTGGCCGTCCTGGACGTCCTGCAGTCCAAGCTGATCCGCCGCGGCATTTCGCTGAAGTCGCTGGACACCGGCGAGCCCTACGCCTCGGGCAAGGAGTTCCGCCTGGAAGCCTCCATCAAGGAGGGCATCGCCCAGGACCTGGCCAAGAAAATCAACAAGCTGATCCGCGACGAGGGCCCCAAGGGCGTCAAATCCCAGATCCAGGGCGACGAACTGCGCGTCTCCTCCAAGTCGCGTGACGACCTTCAGGCCACCATGGCGCTCCTGAAGGACTTCGAGGAAGCCGACCTGCAGTTTGTGAACTTCCGCAGCTAG
- a CDS encoding potassium channel family protein: MTQQRYRDLAEWPLMATALVFLAAYAWQVIGRLEGQGADWLEMVMWVTWCVFVLDYAANLWLAENRRQWFIRNLHELVIVALPFFRPLRLLRLVTLLSVVHRTVGETLRGRVVTYVAGSAALLVFVGALAVLDVEQWAPDAKILTFGDALWWATSTITTVGYGDMYPVTPIGRLVATALMMSGIAVLGVVTASIASWLVQRVEDTAESVAEAVEEPMRVEVAELVAEIALLRREIAELRDRRPL; encoded by the coding sequence ATGACGCAGCAACGCTACCGCGACCTGGCGGAGTGGCCCCTGATGGCAACGGCACTGGTGTTCCTGGCGGCGTACGCGTGGCAGGTCATCGGCCGGCTTGAGGGCCAAGGCGCGGACTGGCTGGAAATGGTCATGTGGGTGACGTGGTGTGTGTTCGTCCTGGACTACGCGGCGAACCTGTGGCTGGCGGAGAACCGCCGGCAGTGGTTCATCCGCAACCTCCACGAACTGGTCATTGTGGCGCTCCCCTTCTTCCGGCCCTTGCGCCTGCTGCGGCTGGTGACGCTGTTGTCGGTAGTGCACCGAACTGTGGGCGAAACGCTGCGGGGCCGGGTGGTGACCTATGTGGCGGGCTCTGCCGCCCTGCTGGTGTTCGTGGGCGCGCTGGCAGTCCTGGACGTGGAACAGTGGGCGCCCGACGCCAAGATCCTCACGTTCGGCGACGCCCTGTGGTGGGCCACGTCCACCATCACCACCGTGGGCTACGGGGACATGTATCCGGTCACGCCCATTGGGCGGCTGGTGGCGACGGCGCTGATGATGAGCGGCATCGCCGTGCTGGGCGTGGTCACCGCGTCCATCGCATCCTGGCTGGTCCAGCGGGTGGAGGACACCGCGGAATCAGTGGCCGAAGCCGTTGAAGAACCCATGCGGGTGGAAGTGGCTGAGCTGGTGGCCGAGATTGCCCTGCTGCGCCGGGAAATCGCGGAACTGCGGGACCGCCGGCCGTTGTAG
- a CDS encoding MFS transporter — MGKLLADMTPLKESPAFRRLWLGSAVSAVGSQLTLVAVSLEVYRLTQDSFYVGLLGVFALVPLVFGGLMGGSIADAHDRRRIALLATTVLWLTTGLIALQAWVQLGNVWVLYLLVALQSGAQAINQPARSAIIPMLIRKELLPAANALSMLSLGLAMTAGPLLAGLLVAWLGFSWTYTIDFVSFAFVLWAVYRLPPMAPTGGHRKAGIRSVIEGFRFLGTRPNLRMTFIIDLIAMILAQPRALLPAVAAVMIGGGEATVGILLACTAVGAFLAGLFSGPLGSVRRQGTAVVISVMGWGASIGAFGLVVLLAGRAPGGGITLWLLAAAICCALAGIADSISSVFRNTILQAAAPDHLRGRLQGVFIVVVAGGPRIGDLLAGGATRILNEGWVLLLGGALCIAGAWLAAQLQPGFRQYDARNPVP; from the coding sequence GTGGGGAAACTGCTTGCTGACATGACGCCGCTCAAGGAGAGCCCCGCATTCCGCAGGCTCTGGCTCGGCTCAGCGGTATCCGCCGTCGGCAGCCAACTCACGCTGGTGGCGGTGAGCCTCGAGGTGTACCGGCTGACCCAGGACAGCTTTTATGTGGGCCTGCTGGGCGTCTTCGCATTGGTTCCCCTGGTATTCGGTGGCCTGATGGGCGGCTCCATCGCCGATGCCCACGACCGCAGGCGCATCGCCCTGCTGGCCACCACCGTGCTCTGGCTGACCACCGGCCTCATTGCCCTGCAGGCCTGGGTGCAGCTGGGCAACGTATGGGTGCTGTACCTGCTGGTGGCACTGCAAAGCGGTGCGCAGGCCATCAACCAGCCGGCCCGCAGCGCCATCATCCCCATGCTCATCCGCAAGGAGCTCCTGCCCGCCGCCAACGCCCTGAGCATGCTTTCGCTGGGCCTGGCCATGACTGCCGGGCCACTGTTGGCCGGCCTCCTGGTCGCGTGGCTGGGGTTCAGCTGGACCTACACCATCGACTTCGTGAGCTTCGCGTTCGTCCTGTGGGCTGTGTACCGGCTTCCGCCCATGGCGCCCACCGGGGGCCACCGCAAGGCGGGAATCCGCTCCGTAATTGAGGGATTCAGGTTCCTTGGCACCCGGCCCAACCTCCGCATGACGTTCATCATCGACCTCATTGCCATGATCCTCGCCCAGCCGCGGGCGCTGCTGCCCGCTGTTGCGGCCGTGATGATCGGCGGTGGAGAGGCGACGGTGGGCATCCTGCTGGCCTGCACCGCCGTCGGCGCCTTCCTTGCCGGGCTGTTCTCCGGGCCGCTGGGCAGTGTGCGCCGCCAAGGGACCGCCGTCGTTATTTCCGTGATGGGCTGGGGCGCATCCATCGGAGCCTTCGGACTGGTGGTGTTGCTGGCCGGCCGCGCGCCGGGCGGTGGCATCACCCTGTGGTTGCTGGCCGCCGCCATCTGCTGCGCCCTGGCCGGCATCGCGGACTCCATCAGCAGCGTCTTCCGTAACACCATCCTCCAGGCCGCCGCCCCGGACCACCTTCGCGGGCGGCTGCAGGGCGTCTTCATCGTGGTGGTGGCCGGCGGTCCGCGGATCGGCGACCTGCTGGCCGGCGGCGCGACTAGGATTCTGAATGAGGGCTGGGTCCTGTTGCTTGGCGGTGCGTTGTGCATTGCGGGCGCATGGCTGGCGGCGCAACTGCAGCCGGGATTCCGCCAGTACGACGCCCGGAACCCGGTACCCTAG
- a CDS encoding Fur family transcriptional regulator codes for MTEHFDGQDAWAAALRAHGRRVTKQRLAVLAAVERHPHSPAESILAAARAELPELTAQSVYVVLGDLTDLHMLRRFEPPHSPALYETRVGDNHHHAICISCGRVEDVDCAVGHAPCLTPHWNPDAKPMTIQIADVMYQGICQDCQRAQQLPPQSSLASNREIGEQ; via the coding sequence ATGACGGAACACTTTGACGGCCAGGACGCATGGGCAGCAGCCCTGCGTGCCCACGGCCGCAGGGTGACCAAGCAGCGGCTTGCCGTGCTCGCCGCCGTCGAACGCCACCCGCATTCACCTGCCGAAAGCATCCTGGCCGCCGCGCGCGCCGAACTGCCGGAACTGACGGCCCAGTCGGTCTACGTGGTCCTTGGCGACCTGACGGACCTGCACATGCTGCGCCGCTTCGAACCGCCACACTCCCCCGCCCTGTACGAGACGCGCGTGGGTGACAACCACCACCACGCCATCTGCATCAGCTGCGGGCGCGTGGAGGACGTGGACTGCGCCGTCGGCCACGCCCCGTGCCTCACTCCCCACTGGAACCCTGACGCCAAGCCGATGACCATCCAGATCGCCGACGTCATGTACCAGGGCATCTGCCAGGACTGCCAGCGGGCCCAACAACTTCCTCCCCAATCGTCCCTTGCAAGTAACAGAGAAATAGGAGAACAATGA
- a CDS encoding LysM domain-containing protein, whose amino-acid sequence MNQPLPPSDGTSRSFVTDEPRTDLITGRPAISNKLWAGMATAAVVAAMGVGAMAAPPASVSGGTPAAVVQVAEAAAPSPGPAVESGAAADAAGQNAPDAGAAVAAPAPAAAPAEEAAPAPAPEPAPAPAGDPNVYTVVSGDTVGGIAASHGVDMNAMLAANGLGTYSIIYPGQTLLLTGPAMAVAAPAPAAAPAPAPAPAPAAAPAPAPAAPAVRTIYVAGSGGQSMVDACIGPIHFTPNDGYSLFITEHDFCGGWARFSGIGVGETVSIPGYGTYTVTGRGTVPNPGTTNDVIAVFGGFPRAILQTCIPGTSTMLLIALN is encoded by the coding sequence ATGAACCAGCCGCTCCCCCCTTCCGACGGCACCAGCCGAAGCTTTGTCACCGACGAACCCCGGACGGACCTCATCACCGGCCGTCCGGCCATCAGCAACAAATTATGGGCCGGCATGGCCACGGCGGCCGTTGTGGCCGCGATGGGCGTCGGCGCGATGGCGGCACCGCCTGCCTCCGTCAGCGGGGGCACACCTGCTGCGGTTGTCCAGGTTGCGGAGGCCGCCGCGCCGTCGCCGGGTCCCGCCGTTGAATCCGGCGCCGCGGCCGACGCGGCCGGGCAAAACGCACCCGATGCGGGAGCCGCCGTCGCCGCGCCGGCACCGGCGGCCGCTCCGGCAGAGGAGGCGGCCCCGGCCCCGGCCCCCGAACCGGCCCCCGCGCCGGCAGGTGACCCCAACGTGTACACGGTGGTTTCCGGCGACACTGTGGGTGGGATTGCTGCCAGCCACGGCGTGGACATGAATGCCATGCTCGCGGCCAACGGGCTGGGCACCTACAGCATCATCTACCCGGGCCAGACGCTTCTGCTGACCGGCCCTGCCATGGCAGTGGCCGCCCCGGCTCCAGCCGCGGCACCCGCCCCCGCGCCGGCCCCGGCCCCCGCCGCGGCTCCGGCACCTGCGCCGGCGGCTCCCGCCGTCCGCACCATCTACGTGGCGGGGTCCGGCGGCCAGTCAATGGTGGACGCATGCATCGGCCCCATCCACTTCACCCCAAACGACGGGTACTCGCTGTTCATCACCGAGCACGATTTCTGCGGCGGCTGGGCACGGTTCTCCGGAATCGGCGTGGGTGAGACGGTGAGCATCCCCGGCTACGGAACCTACACCGTGACGGGCCGCGGCACAGTCCCCAATCCCGGAACCACCAACGACGTGATTGCGGTCTTCGGCGGATTCCCGCGGGCCATCCTTCAAACCTGCATCCCGGGCACCAGCACGATGCTTCTGATCGCGTTGAACTGA
- a CDS encoding acyl-CoA thioesterase, with product MHLLLRTLLLLFRSSRRAPVPVWEASSLPLRVLPTDIDIAMHVNNGMYLSLMDLGRFDLMVRSGVWKRMRRRGWSPVVSAETIAFRKSLQLWQDYTIETRVIGLDTKAIFFEQRMVADGEIYARAYIATRLVSKGGPVSQEEIIAEFGAPPADLVLPEWIHEWRATSALPGSRTPAPHLWDANC from the coding sequence ATGCACCTGCTCCTGAGAACCCTGCTCCTGCTGTTCCGTTCCTCCCGGCGCGCGCCCGTGCCGGTGTGGGAGGCGTCGTCCCTGCCGCTTCGCGTCCTGCCCACGGATATCGACATCGCCATGCACGTCAACAACGGCATGTACCTCTCGCTCATGGACCTTGGCCGCTTCGACCTGATGGTGCGCAGCGGCGTCTGGAAGCGGATGCGCCGCCGTGGCTGGAGTCCCGTGGTTTCCGCGGAAACGATCGCGTTCCGCAAATCGCTGCAGCTGTGGCAGGACTACACCATCGAGACCCGCGTCATCGGGCTGGACACCAAGGCGATCTTCTTCGAGCAGCGCATGGTGGCCGACGGCGAGATTTACGCGCGTGCCTACATCGCCACCCGGCTGGTCAGCAAAGGGGGCCCGGTCAGCCAGGAGGAGATCATCGCGGAGTTTGGTGCCCCGCCGGCGGACCTGGTGCTGCCCGAATGGATCCACGAATGGCGCGCCACCAGCGCCCTCCCCGGCAGCCGCACCCCGGCCCCGCACCTGTGGGACGCCAACTGCTGA
- a CDS encoding putative quinol monooxygenase, whose protein sequence is MSSPIDLIATFIPNDGESFRVKLALEIAIDEVVNEPGCIRYELTEATEEKLVLTEQWASQEDLDKHSKGTAVQDLNESLSALLAEPVKVERV, encoded by the coding sequence ATGAGTTCACCCATTGACCTGATAGCAACGTTCATCCCCAACGACGGCGAGTCCTTCCGCGTCAAGCTGGCCTTGGAAATCGCGATCGACGAGGTGGTGAACGAGCCGGGCTGCATCCGCTACGAGCTGACCGAAGCCACGGAGGAGAAGCTGGTCCTCACCGAGCAGTGGGCGTCCCAGGAAGACCTGGACAAGCACTCCAAGGGCACCGCCGTGCAGGACCTGAATGAATCGTTGAGCGCGCTGCTGGCCGAACCGGTCAAGGTGGAACGCGTCTGA
- a CDS encoding CBS domain-containing protein, with protein MSAVREFMTTDARCIGESESLVDAARMMMDLDCGALPICGDDGKLKGMITDRDIVLKCVAAGRDPGQMTARDLASGKPFCIDADANIDAAIDMMEKHQIRRLPVISDHRLVGIISQGDIARNYSEQRVGELVEHISERHSM; from the coding sequence ATGAGTGCTGTACGTGAATTCATGACCACGGATGCGCGATGCATCGGTGAAAGCGAGTCCCTTGTGGACGCGGCCCGCATGATGATGGACCTCGATTGCGGCGCCCTGCCGATCTGCGGGGACGACGGCAAGTTGAAGGGCATGATCACCGACCGCGACATTGTGCTCAAGTGTGTCGCAGCCGGCCGCGACCCCGGCCAGATGACGGCCCGCGACCTCGCCTCCGGCAAACCGTTCTGCATCGACGCCGACGCCAACATTGACGCTGCCATCGACATGATGGAGAAGCACCAGATCCGCCGGCTTCCGGTGATCTCCGATCACAGGCTCGTGGGCATCATCAGCCAGGGTGACATCGCACGCAACTACTCGGAGCAGCGCGTGGGCGAACTGGTGGAACACATTTCGGAGCGCCACAGCATGTAG
- the htpX gene encoding zinc metalloprotease HtpX codes for MHNHHNGLKTAALFGVLWAVLLGLGGLIGVGTRSSAPIMIMALIGVGTTFYGYWNSDKIAIRSMQAFPVTEAQAPQLYQIVRELSARANQPMPRIYVSPTMNPNAFATGRNPRNAAVCCTEGILQLLDARELRGVLGHELMHVYNRDILTSSVAAAVAGVITSVGQMLLFFGGGDRRNANPLAMIAMALLAPFAASLIQMAISRTREYDADEDGSQLTGDPLALASALAKIERGVSIAPLPQDQRLVNASHLMIANPFRGGAINKLFATHPPMQDRIARLERLAGRQL; via the coding sequence GTGCACAATCATCACAACGGCTTGAAGACGGCGGCCCTGTTCGGCGTTCTGTGGGCGGTACTGCTGGGCCTTGGCGGACTGATCGGGGTGGGAACCCGCAGCTCGGCGCCCATCATGATCATGGCGCTGATCGGCGTCGGCACCACGTTCTACGGCTACTGGAACAGCGACAAGATCGCCATCCGCTCCATGCAGGCCTTTCCGGTCACCGAAGCGCAGGCCCCGCAGCTGTACCAGATTGTGCGTGAGCTCTCGGCCCGTGCCAACCAGCCGATGCCGCGCATCTATGTCTCGCCCACCATGAACCCCAACGCCTTCGCCACCGGACGCAACCCCCGCAACGCCGCCGTCTGCTGCACCGAAGGCATCCTGCAGCTCCTGGATGCGCGAGAGCTCCGTGGCGTGCTGGGGCACGAGCTCATGCACGTCTACAACCGCGACATCCTCACCTCCTCGGTGGCTGCCGCCGTCGCCGGCGTGATCACCTCCGTGGGGCAGATGCTGTTGTTCTTCGGCGGCGGTGACCGGCGGAACGCCAACCCGCTGGCCATGATCGCTATGGCCCTGCTGGCGCCCTTCGCGGCGTCCTTGATCCAGATGGCCATCTCCCGCACCAGGGAGTACGACGCCGACGAGGACGGGTCCCAGCTCACCGGCGATCCGCTGGCGCTCGCCTCGGCCCTGGCCAAGATCGAGCGCGGCGTCAGCATTGCACCGCTGCCGCAGGACCAGCGCCTGGTCAACGCCTCGCACCTGATGATTGCCAACCCGTTCCGCGGCGGTGCCATCAACAAGCTGTTCGCCACCCACCCGCCCATGCAGGACCGGATCGCCCGGCTGGAGCGGCTTGCCGGCCGGCAACTGTAG